One Halopelagius longus genomic window, GAGGTCTCTTCATAGAACATCTTCTCTCGTATTGAGTCCGGCTTCATGTACCGCTTATGCCATTGTGATCTGTGTTGTTGGAGTGCATCGATCTTCTTGTGATAGGTATCGCTTACATCAACGAGGAGTAGCGGATTAGGTAGTGATACCGTCGAGGGACTCTCCATGTGAAGTATCTTCGACTCATCATACCGACGACCGACAGCGTCCGCCGTCGCACGGTGATCAGGGTGCGCATCATTTGAAGTGTGCGTGAAGATCAAATCAATGTGTTCGTCGAACACTGGTAGTTGGCCAACAAGCTCGGAAGCGGATACACCCAGGTCAGGTAGTCCTAAGAACGTAATTTTGTCAATACCCAAATGGTCGAAACCAGCTTTCGTCTCGCGCTGCCGTTGTTCACCGATT contains:
- a CDS encoding PIG-L deacetylase family protein; protein product: MIVAVGSHPDDIQLGCGATLRHLALLGYHIEAVVVTNGEQTSLAKEDKITKQPSKIGEQRQRETKAGFDHLGIDKITFLGLPDLGVSASELVGQLPVFDEHIDLIFTHTSNDAHPDHRATADAVGRRYDESKILHMESPSTVSLPNPLLLVDVSDTYHKKIDALQQHRSQWHKRYMKPDSIREKMFYEETSPELEFAERFGLEASECEQLEGLIDTKTIGETAVLGKTR